In Embleya scabrispora, the DNA window GCGAGCCCAGCGTCGAGGACACGATCGCGATCCTGCGCGGGCTCAAGAGCCGCTACGAGGCGCACCACAAGGTGCAGATCGCCGACTCCGCGCTGGTGGCCGCGGCCACCCTGTCCGACCGCTACATCACCGCGCGCTTCCTGCCCGACAAGGCGATCGACCTGGTCGACGAGGCGGCGTCGCGGCTGCGCATGGAGATCGACTCCTCCCCCGTCGAGATCGACGAGCTGCAGCGCTCGGTGGACCGGCTGCGGATGGAGGAGATGGCGCTCGCCAAGGAGACCGACGCGGCCAGCCGGGACCGGCTGGAGCGGCTGCGCAAGGACCTGGCCGACAAGCAGGAGCAGCTCAGCGGGCTGACCGCGCGCTGGCAGCAGGAAAAGGCCGGGCTGAACCGGGTCGGCGAGCTGAAGGAGCGCCTCGACGCGGCACGCGGTGAGGCCGAGCGGGCCCAGCGCGACGGGGACTTCGAGAGCGCGTCGAAGCTGATGTACGGGCAGATCCCGACCCTGGAGCGCGAGTTGGCCGAGGCCGCGGCGACCGAGGGCGATCGGGGCACGGACGGCACGGCGATGGTCAAGGAGGAGGTCGGCCCGGACGACGTGGCCGACGTGGTCTCGTCCTGGACCGGCATCCCGGCGGGGCGGCTGCTCGAAGGTGAGCGCGGCAAGCTGCTGCGGATGGAGGACGAGTTGGGCCGGCGGCTGATCGGGCAGCAGGCGGCCGTGACGACGGTGTCCGACGCGGTACGCCGGGCCCGGTCCGGGATCGCCGACCCGGACCGCCCGACCGGCTCGTTCCTGTTCCTGGGACCGACCGGCGTGGGCAAGACCGAGCTGGCCAAGTCGCTCGCCGACTTCCTCTTCGACGACGAACGCGCGATGGTGCGCATCGACATGTCGGAGTACGCCGAGAAGCACTCGGTCGCGCGCCTGGTCGGCGCGCCGCCCGGCTACGTGGGCTACGAGGAGGGCGGCCAGCTGACCGAGGCGGTGCGCCGGCGGCCGTACTCGGTGGTGCTGCTCGACGAGGTCGAGAAGGCGCACCCCGAGGTCTTCGACGTACTGCTCCAGGTGCTCGACGACGGGCGGCTGACCGACGGCCAGGGCCGCACGGTGGACTTCCGCAACGTGGTGCTGATCCTGACCTCGAACCTGGGGTCGCAGTATCTGGTGGATCCCATGCTGTCGCCGGAGCGGCAGCGCGAGATGGTGATGGACGTGGTCCGCAACGCGTTCAAGCCGGAGTTCCTGAACCGGCTGGACGACATCGTGCTCTTCGACGCGCTCGGTACGAACGAGTTGGCGCACATCGTCGGTCTCCAGGTGGATCGCCTCGGTGCCCGGCTCAAGGACCGGCGGATCACCCTGACGGTGACCGACGCGGCGCGCGATTGGCTCGCGCTGACCGGCTACGACCCGGCGTACGGCGCTCGGCCGCTGCGCCGGCTGATCCAGACCGCGATCGGCGACAAGCTCGCACGCGCCCTCCTGGCGGGTGAGATCGGCGACGGCGACACGGTTTTGGTCGATCTCGACGAAGCGGGCGACGCGCTGGTCGTGCAACCTCGGAAGCAGGCCGTCAAGACACTGTGATCGGCCGCCTCGGCGGTCGGTGGGCATGGGCGGAATACGCGGCGCCGGGACCTCTTGCGGGTCCCGGCGCCGCGGCATGGCAGCATGCATGTGTACAGATCTGACGGTGCGTCACACAACTGGCGAGCCGGGTGGATCGGTGCGCCGCGTCCGGATCGGCTCGGGAGCCGGTCCGGGGTGGAGTGTGGGGTCCGACAAGATCGTCCGGCGTGGGATAAAGCGGGCAAAACCTGCGAAGCCGATAGCGTCCGGCGTGACAGATATCATCGACGCAGTGGTTAAGTTACCAGTGGGTAAGATGCCCGCACGGCCGTACGCTGTCGGCCGATACACGCCCCGGAAGGGACGTCCCACCGGAGGAGCCGAACGCCCATGCAGCTCGCAGCGATCGTGATCTCGCTGTTCATCAGCGTGATCGGGTTCGCCCTACTCGGGCGCACCGCCGCATACATCTACTCGTTCGTCAAACTCGGACAGCCCGTCCGCGGCCGGACCAACGCGGCCGGCAAGCGTCTGGGCACGATGCTGACCGAGACCGTCGGGCACACCCGGATGCTCCGCTGGGGCATCGTCGGCGCCGCGCACTGGTTCGTCATGGTCGGCTTCGGCGCGCTCATCCTGACCCTGGTCAACGCGTACGGGCAGCTCTTCTCGCCCGAGTTCGCGCTGTGGGGGCTCGGCCACTGGGACCCGTTCGAGGTCTTCACCGAGTTCATGGGCCTGATGACCGTGCTCGGCATCCTGGTGCTGATCGCGATTCGCCAGCTCAGCCACCCGCGACGGGCGGGCCGCAAGAGCCGGTTCGGCGGGTCCAACTTCGGCCAGGCGTACTTCGTCGAGTTCGTGGTCGGTTCGGTCGGCGTGTGCATCATGCTGCTGCGCGGGCTGGAGGGCGCGCTGGCCGGGGTGGACTCGTACGAGCCGGGCTACTGGGTCAGCTACCCGCTGGTCTCCGCGTTCGGCGGCCTCTCCGAGAACTCGCTGGAGAACCTGGTCTACCTGGTCGCCACGATCAAGATCGTCATCTCGATGACGTGGGCGATCACCATCGGCCTCACCCCCACCATGGGTGTCGCCTGGCACCGGTTCCTGGCGTTCTTCAACATCTACTTCAAGCGCAACGCCGACGGCACGGTCGCGCTGGGCGCGCTGCAGCCGATGACCTCCGGCGGCGAGCCGATCGACTTCGAGGACCCCGCCGACGACGCGGTGTTCGGCGTCAGTCAGATCGAGCACTTCTCCTGGAAGGGCCTGCTCGACTTCTCCACCTGTACCGAGTGCGGTCGGTGCCAGTCGCAGTGCCCGGCGTGGAACACCGGCAAGCCGCTGTCCCCCAAGCTGCTGATCATGTCGCTGCGCGAGCACGCCTACGCCAAGGCGCCGTACCTGCTCGCGGGCGGCGGCAAGGACGAAGAGGGCAACGAGAAGGCCACGCCCGAGCAGCTGGCCAAGGTCCCGGCGGCGGCGCTCGCCGAGGCCGAGCGGCCGCTGATCGGCACCGCCGAGGAGAACGGGGTCATCGACCCCGACGTGTTGTGGTCGTGCACCACGTGCGGCGCGTGTGTCGAGCAGTGCCCGGTCGACATCGAGCACGTGGACCACATCGTCGACATGCGCCGCTACCAGGTGCTGATCGAGAGCGCGTTCCCGTCCGAGGCGGCGACGATGCTCAAGGGCCTGGAGAACAAGGGCAACCCGTGGGGCGTGGCCACCAAGGCCCGGCTCGACTGGGTCAAGGAGCTGAAGAAGACCACCGGCATCGAGGTCCCGATCGTCGGCCAGGACATCGAGCCCGCCGAGCTGGAGTACCTGTACTGGGTCGGCTGCGCGGGTGCGCTGGCCGACGGCCCGAAGAAGACCACCAAGGCGTTCGCCGAGCTGCTCGACATCGCGGGCGTCAAGTACGGGATCCTCGGCAAGGAGGAGTCCTGCACGGGCGACTCGGCACGCCGACTGGGCTCCGAGGTGGTCTTCCAGATGCTCGCGGCGCAAAACGTCGAGACGCTGAACGCGGCCCTCGAGGACGCGCCGAAGAAGCGCATCGTCACCACCTGCCCGCACTGCTTCAACACGCTGGCGAACGAATACCCGCAGCTGGACGGGCACTTCGAGGTCATCCACCACACCCAGCTGCTCCAGCACCTGATCGACGAGGGCCGGCTGCTGCCGGTCGGGCCGGTCGACGGCCTGGTGACGTACCACGACCCGTGCTACCTCGGTCGGCACAACAAGGTCTACACGCCCCCGCGCGAGATCATCGCGAGGGTGCCGGGCCTGCGCAACGAGGAGATGCACCGGCACAAGGAGCGCGGCTTCTGCTGCGGCGCCGGCGGTGCGCGCATGTGGATGGAGGAGCGCATCGGCAAGCGCATCAACAACGAGCGCATGGACGAGGCGCTGTCGCTCAAGCCCGACATCGTCTCCACCGCGTGCCCGTTCTGCCTGGTGATGTTCACCGACTCGATCAACGCCAAGAAGCAGGCGGGCGAGGCGAAGGAGGAGCTCCAGGTGGTCGACGTGGCGCAACTGCTGCTCCAGTCGGTCAAGCAGCCGGAGCCGCCGGCCGAGGAGGGCGTCCTGGAGGACGCGGGGGCCAAGTAGCTTTTCCGGGGCGCGCTTCGGTGCGCTCGGTGTGCGGCGAGCGCCGTCGGTTCCCTTGGGGCCGGCGGCGTTCGGTTTTTGGGCGTTCAGTTTTGGGCGTTCGGTTTTGGGCGTTCGGTTTTGTGCCCGAATTACCACCGTCCCGCGACGACGGTGGGGGGTGTGGTGCCGGTACCGTCAGGGGTGTGACTGGCAATGGACCCTACGACCCGTACCGGCAACAGCCCCCGCCTGCCGGGCAGGGTTACCCACCACCTCAGTACGGCGGGGCTTACGGCGACGGGTACGGGCAGCAGCAGGGGCAGCCTGGGCAGCAGGGGTACGGGCATCCCGGGCAGCAGGGACAGCCCGGGTATGGGCAGCCTGGGCAGCAGGGGTACGGGCAGCAGCCGGTTCCGCCGCCTCCGCCGCCGTCGCAGGGTGGGCAGGGCGGATCGGGTGGGCCGGGGGGCTCGGGTTACGGGCCGCTGTCGCTGCCCGACGAGACGAGTCTGTACATCTACGGCGCGCCGCCGGAGGAGTACACGACGGTGACGCCGTCGGTACCTCCTCCGCACCAGCAGCCGCAGCAGTACCAGCCGCCGCCGTACGGCGGGCCGCCGAGGTACCTGCACTGGAAAGAAGTGCTGAGCGGGCTCGTGTTGCGGCCGCTGCGCACCATGAACGAGGTCCGCGACCAGGCGGTGTGGTGGCCGGCGCTGATCATGTCCGCGCTCGGCGGTGTGCTCGCGGTGCTGGCCAACGACGCGTCGCGCAAGGAGATCCTGCACTCGACGCTGAGCACGAGCGTGCCGGCGCTCGGCATCGTCGTGGTCATGGTGCCCGCGTTCTGCGCGCTGCTCGGTCTGGTCTCACATGCGCTGGCCACCCAGTTCGGCGGCAACGGCTCGCCGACGCCGTTCATCACGCTGTCGATGATCGTGGTCTGGATCGCGGACGCGCCGCGCCTGGCGGTCGCGATGTTCGCGCCGGACAAGAACTCGATCGTGACCGGCGTCGGGCTGCTCTCGTTCGTGCTGACGGCGTGGTTGTTGACGACGTTGATGATGCGCGTGCACGAGTTGGCGTGGCCGCGTGCGCTCGGGTGTGTGGCGGTCGAGTTGATTGCGCTGTTGTTGGTGTTGAAGCTGCCGCTGACGTCGTGACGTCGTGACGTCGTGACGTCGTGACGTCGGGGGGCTTAGGGCGGGGCGTGAGTCGGCGGCGCGGGGTCGTGGCCTTGTGGCCTCGTGCACCTGAGTTCGGGGCGGGTGCGGGGGCTGACGCCTGGTCAGGCCGGTGACGAAGCGTGCCGGCAGTGGACCAAGCGGACCGCAAGCGGCACGGTCGGGCCGCGTTGCGGATCTGTTCGGGGGCCGTTTCGGGCGGTGTACTCGTAGGAGTACCGGGAGTACACCTGCCGGACCACGACACTTCGCCGTGGTCGCGGTCGCGAGGAACGGAACGGACATGCTTGTGCGGCAACGCACCCGGGCTGCGCTCCAGGCCGCCGCCCTCTTCTACGTCGTGGATCGCGGTTGGCCCGTGCTGCCCGGCGCCTACGTCGAGGACGGCCGATGTTCGTGCGGCGACGCCGAATGCCCCGACCCGGGGGCGCACCCCGCCGCCGAACCGGGGCTGACCCGGGCCACCCGGTCGACGGACGACGTGTGGGAGTGGTGGAGCGGCAAGCCGTACACCGTCCTGCTGGCGAGCGGGCTGGAGTTCGACGTGCTGGACGCGCCGGCGCAGGTCGGCTACGCGGCGATCCGCCAGCTCGAACTGGTCGGCCTGCCGCTGGGGCCGGTGTTGCAGCTGCCGAGCGGGCGGTTGTTGTTCCTGGTCGATCCGGGTGCGCGCAACCTGTACTGGTACACGGTGGACCACAACGACACGGCCCGGTTCGACGTCCGGCACCACGCGGTCGGCCACTTCGTACCGGCTCCGCCCTCGTCCACGGCGTGCGGGGGGTGGACCCGATGGGCGGTGCCGCCGGACCCGGTCGAGCGGGGGCTGCCGGGGGCGGTGGACGTACTCGGGGCGTTGATGCGGTTCAGCACACAGGCCCGGTGACGCGGGCGACGTCGTCCCGCCCCGCTCGTCGCTCAGGCGTCGAGGATCTGGCCTTGGCGGGTGACCACGGGCGGCTCGACGGACCACGGGAAGTTGATCCAGTCGTCGGTGTGCTTCCACACGTATTCGCACTTCACCAGCGACTGCGGCTTCTCGTACACGACGGCGCAGCGCACCTCGGCCACATTGCCCTCGCAGAAGTCGCGGACCAGGAGCAGCGTCTTGCCGGTGTCGGCGACGTCGTCCGCGATGAGCACCTTCTTGTTCGAGAAGTCCACCACGTCGGGCACCGGCGCGAGCATGACGGGCATGTCCAGCGTGGTGCCGATCCCCGTGTAGAACTCGACGTTGACCAGGTGCAGGTTCTTCACATCGAGCGCATACGCCAGCGCGCCGGCCGCGAACACGCCGCCGCGGGCGATCGACAGGATGATGTCGGGCTCGTACCCGTCCGCCGCGACCTGCATGGCCAGCTCGCGCGTGGCCTGACCGAAGAGCGGCCAGGTGAGGTTTTCGCGCACGTCACTCATGTCCGGAGATGCCTATCTTCTGCTCGGGGGCGTCGGTCGCGGGGCGTGGTGTCGGAGTCGGGCCGAGGTCGGGATCGAGATCGGGTCGTCCTTGACGGTCGTCCAGACCACCCACCCATCCCTCCTAATCGCGGACGTTCGTGCGGTGGAAGTCCTTGAACGACCGGGAGGGGGTCGGCCCGCGCTGCCCCTGGTAGCGCGACCCGTACACCGAGGACCCATACGGAAACTCAGCCGGCGACGACAGCCGGAACATGCACAGCTGGCCGATCTTCATCCCCGGCCACAACTTGATCGGCAAGGTCGCGACGTTGGACAGCTCCAGCGTCACATGCCCGGAGAAGCCCGGGTCGATGAACCCGGCGGTCGAGTGCGTCAGCAGCCCGAGCCGCCCCAACGAACTCTTCCCCTCAAGCCGCGACGCGACATCGTCCGGCAACGACACGACCTCGTAGGTCGAACCGAGCGCGAACTCGCCCGGGTGCAGAATGAACGGTTCACCCTCCGGCGGCTCGATCATCCGCGTGAGATCGGGCTGCTCGACGGCGGGGTCGATGTGCGGGTACTTGTGGTTCTCGAAGACCCGAAAGAACCGGTCGAGTCGAACGTCCACACTCGACGGCTGAACCATGGCCGGCTCGTAGGGATCGATCCGAACCCGACCGCAGTCGATCTCCGCGCGAATGTCCTTGTCCGATAGAAGCACGGGCAAAGCGTAATCGCAGCTCCCCGGATCCACCCAAACGCTCCCGCACCGCTCCGCACCCACCGCCGGAACGATGCTGCGACCACACTCGACCATCCGGTAGAGTGACGGTGCAGCGCTCCAAGGAGTCCTGTGTTGCGGGCGTAGTTTAATGGTAGAACATGAGCTTCCCAAGCTTAGAACGCGAGTTCGATTCTCGTCGCCCGCTCCATATGTAAAGGCCCAGGTCACGGACATAATCCGTAACCTGGGCCTTCGCCGTTCCCAGGGCTCCTACGCCTCGCGTGCCAGATCCGTGCCAGATTGGGGATGATCTTGGGGCCGAGATTTCTTGATCCGCTTCGCGATCGAGTCCGCGATGGCTTGGTCCCGGCCAGCGCGAGCGTGTTGATAGATGAGCGCGGCGCGTGACGTCGACTGGCCCATGCGATCCATCAGCTCTCGGAGGGTGGCGCCGGTCTCGGCGGCGAGGACGTTCCCGGTATGACGTAGATCGTGGAAGTGGAGGTCAGTCACTCCGAGGTGATGGGTCCCGCGGCGCCATACCCGGGTGAAGTTGCAGCGACGCAGGGCTGCCCCCTTCGGACCGACGAAGAGCAAGCCGTCTTCTTCCTTCTCCGCGAACCACTCCACTTGCCGACGCAGGTCGAGGAGTATCGGCGCGGGGATGGTGACGGTGCGCTTGCCGGCGGCCGACTTCGGCGGTCCGGTGATGCGCTTGCCGTTGCTCATCTCGATTGCGGAGACGTCGATACGGATGGCGCCTGCGTCGAGATCCACGTGATCGCGACGGAGGGCCACGAGTTCGCCCCAGCGCAGGGAACCGAAGGCCGCAAGGAGGACGAGAGCCCGGTAGCGAGGCCCGACGCCATCCGCGAGGGTGAAGACCTGTTCGAGGGTGAGGATCGGCCGCTCCGGAGCCTTCTCGTCGCCGCCGCCCTTGATGCGGCAGGGGTTGCGGCGGATCAGGCCGTCGTCCACGGCGGTGTTCATGATCGCGCGCATGAGCCGGTACGCCTTGGCGGTGGTCGACAGGCCGACGCCGCCTTCCAGGCGAGTGGCGCGCCAGCGGCGTACGTCCGCCTCCTTGATAGTCGGGATGGCCGCCATGCCAAAGGTGGGCATCAGGTGCAGGCGAAGCAGGATGCTGTACAACTCACGCGTGCGCGGTCGGAGGTTCGGCCGCTCCTTGATCCAGGCGATGGCGAACGTACCGAAGACCAAGTCGCCGCGCGGGTCGATCCAGTCGCCGCGCCGCATCTCCGACTCGGTGTCGGTCAGCCACTCTTCGGCGGCCGTCTTGGTGGCAAAGGTCTTGTCAGCTGTCAGCAGTTGGCCATCCGGCCCGGGGTATCGCGCCTGCCACTTCTTGGACGGAAGTTGACGGACCGCCCCGAAACGACGGCGCCGCCCCTTGTTGTTGGCCATCAGGCCGCCTTTCCATGAGTTCTGCCAGGCTCCACGAGCCCAGCGCGAATGAAGGCGTCGACCGCGTCCGCCGGAATCCGGACATGGCGGCCGATCCGAATGAAGGTGATGCGTCGCTCTGCGATGAGGCGACGGACGAAGCGCTCGCCGACATTGAGCCGGTCGGCGGCTTGGGGGACGGTCAGGAGCCGTCCGGGAGTGCTCTTCTCGCTCACGGGAGCAAGTCCCCTCGCAGGTCTGGACTGGTCAGGTCGCGTCCTGTTGGGCCCGTCTGCGTGGGGACCTCGGCTCTGTTGTCTCGACACCGTTTGGGCGTTTGGTCGGTGCGAGCCGGCCTGTGGCGGCCGTTGCCGAATATCGGTCGGGTGGTGCGTTGGTCCGGCCGGGTGCGCGGGGGGCCGTTTTGCGCACCCGACCGGGGTGTGTGGGTCAGGCTGCTTCGTCGTGGGCGGCGAGGTGATCCAGCTCGGCACAAAGGCCGTTGGCGAGGAGCGCGGCCAGGCGGTGGACTGCGTCGGCGGGGACGGGGCCGAGGTTGACCAAGCCGTCACCGTGGACGTTCACTTCCGCCTTGAGCGCTCCGAAACCGTCGTCCAGACCGGCTGTTGTGAGGCGTTTGGCGAGTTCAGTCGTGGCGTTGTTCGCCGTGCGCTAGCCACGGACATAGGGGATGCCGGCGTCCAGGACCTCGGCAGGTGGTGCGCAGGTTCGAGCGTTGTCGGCTGCGGGGCGCATGGCGCTACCTCCTGTCAGGCGGGGTTCTTCTCTGCTGTGGCGAGGAGTTCGGCGAGCCTGGTAGCGGCTTCCGGCGTGGTGCGGCCGAGTTCGACGTAGCCGTGCCCGAAGGCGTTGACGTCGGCACGGAGGTAGGGGAAGTGCTCGGCGAGGCCGACGGCGATCAAAACGTCCCGTAGGGCAACGACGGCGGACCGCGCTTCGTACCAGGCCGTGGTGTCGATGGGCGACCAGGAGGCCGCGTCCGGTTCACTCATCGTCCGTTCCCTCGGCTGCAGCAGTCAGGTTGCGCAGCGCGATGAGGAGATAGACGGTGAGCACCGCGACCGCGTCGCGATTGAGGGTGGATTCCTCCGTGGGCTTGCTGAGCCACTGGTAGCGATCTCCGGCTTCGGCATCTCGGCCGGGGACCACCAGATACCCGCCTGTCGAGAGGTAGCGGTACGGCACCTCCCCTCGCAGAACCCTCAACGCGCCCGCGAAGAAGGGCTCCCCGACCGGCGCGATAAGGAAGGCGACCTTCCGCGCCTGGTGGTCGATGACGGACGGCGGAGCCAGGGAACCGAGACGCCGATACCAGTCGACCGCTTCGATGCCCAGCCGGTCCGCCACGATGACCGCGTCCACGACGTGGCCGGTCGCCCACAGCCGAGGCGCCCGGGGGTGTCCGGTCCCGGCCGAGGTGCCAAGGGCTGCGAGCAGCCAACCACCGGCGGATTCACTCGCCTGATGAAGCGTCATGTTCATCTCCCGAAGCCCGCCGGTCGTTCCGCCGGGCATCACCACGATGCGACGGCGGCACCGGTCCGAGGCAGACGGCAAGGGATGACAAGGGGTGACACGGCTTGTCACCTCAGCGCGTGTCAACGAGATCAACTCACTGCGATTCTTTGACGATGCTTCGTGTGCGCGAGCACGATGGCTGGATCTGGCTCCGTTTCCGGGGAGGCGATTCGTGGTGTCGGCCACCACGCCGTATCAAGCCAATCTCCTACGCGCGGCCCGAACTCACCTCGGCTGGAAAAAGCCCCGTCTCGTCTACGCCCTCCGCCAAGCCGCCGCGCAGGAGGGTCGCTCCCTAGCCACCGACACATCACTCCTGCGAAGCATCGCCCGCTGGGAGAACGGCCAGACCTACCCCGCCGACTACGTCGAACTGCTGGTGAAGGTCTACGGTCAGCCAGCACACCGACTCGGGTTGGCCGACGCCCCGGCCGCTCCAGAGGCCCCAGGCACGGTCTACCCCAGCACTCCCACGGACGGCATCGAAGCACTTGCAGCGCTGTGGCGTGCCGATCTCGCGCCTGATAGCGACATGCAAGCGCTGGCCCCGGACCCGACTGCCTGGAACGCGGCACCGCTGGCGTGGCTCGTTTCCGGGCAGCAAGAGCAGCTGCCGAATTCACGAACCCAAACACAGGTGGGGGTGTCGGACGTCGAAGCCGTCCGTGCAACGGTCGACGTTTACGCCGACTTGGACAACCGCTTCGGGGGAGGGCACGGCCGCCGAGCGTTGATCCAATACCTGGACGGCGACGTCGCCGAGTTGCTGACCGCGCGCAGCACGGAGCCCGTGGGCCGCGCTCTGTTCGGCACGGTCGCCGAAGCCACGCTCCTCGCCGGGTGGATGAGCTACGACAGCGGGCACCACGGCTTGGCCCAGCGCTACTTCATCCAGGCCCTCCGCTTGGCCCAGGCCGCCGCAGATCGCCGTCTCGCAGGAAGCGTCCTCTCCGCGATGAGCCATCAGGCCACCTACCTCGGCCGCTTCACCGAGGCAGCCAACTTGGCCCGCGCCGCCCAACTCGGTACAACAGGCCACGCAACGCCGACCCTGACCGCGCAGTTCCTCGCGATGGAGGCCCGAGCACTCTCCCGCGTCGGCGACCACGCCGGATGCCACACGGCCTTGACCCGGGCAACGACGATCTTCGAACGCACCAACCCGGGTGAAGACCCGGAGTGGATCGGCTACTTCGACCAGGCGGAGCTGTCCGCCGAGCTGGGCCACTGCTTCCGCGACATGCACCAGGCCCAGCAAGCCACCACATACGCGGAACTGTGTCTTGGCGGCACGGACGGCCGCTACGTCCGCAGCGACTTCTTCGCGACCATGGTCTTGGCGGAAGCCCACCTGACGGCCGGAGAACCCGAACTCGCCTGCCGCAGCGCCCTCACCGCGCTGAGGCTCGGACGGCAGCTCAAGTCCGCCCGATGCGTGACCTATCTATCCGAATTCCGCACAAAGTTGGCGGTGTTCGCAACCTCAGCTTCAGTTACCGAATTCCTGGAAGAGGCCGAGAGCCACCGCCTGTGGCAGCAGACCGCGAGTTGATCCGGCTTCAGAACGGCTTCCACCCGTGCCGGTCGGCACCGCTCCGCAGGTCCGACATACGCCGCTCGACCTCCGCCTTCACCGCAGCATCGCCGGCCATGTTCTGCGTCAGCCACACGGTCATCATCAGCTCACGCATGTCCGCCAGGACCGGGTAGCCGTACCAGTTCATGACGTCGAACCCATACGCGTGCACGAACGCCTCGTACTCGGCCCGCGTGTGCCACCCGTACCGCTCGTAGTACATCGCGGTCAGCACCAGGTCCCACTCACGTGGCCCGAGCGCGAACCCGTCCAGGTCGATGAGGACAGCCCGTCCCGCTTCGTCGACGAGCGCGTTCCCGACGTTCGCATCCCCGTGCACGAGCCCGAAGGGAAGCACGAACTCCAGAGCGTCGTACCGCTTACGCAGGTCCTCGGCCCGCTGCCGCAGAAACGCCCGGTCGTCATCGCCCAACGCCACCGCGGCATCGATCCGCCCCCAGGTCGCCGCCAACGGCTCCAGATACGGCACCCCCAGCGACTCCGGCTCCTCCAGCCAGTGCAACCGCCGCAGCAACTCGGCCAACGCGACCACACCAGCGAACCGCTCCTCGTCGGCCACCAGCTCCCAGAACGTCACCACCCGCCCATCCACCACAAGCGGTTGCCGAATCCTCGAAACGACGCGCACCGCTGGGAACCCCACATCGGCAAGCCACCGAGCAGCAGCAACAGTCCGCTCATGCTCATCGACCCGGTCCGCCGACCGAGCCACCCGCACCACAACCGGATCACCCAGTCGAAAGACAGCGTTCTCCCCAAGCCGCAGCAGAGCCGCCCCCTCAGCACTCAGCCCGGCCACGGCACACGCCGAGCCCAACACCTCCCGAGCACGCTCCACAGTGAACGCCCCACCGGCCCCAGACACCCCGCCATCCGCCATACCGCGAAGCTACCCGCATCCCACGCCCTGTCGATCCACCAACGGCGCCCAATCGACCATTGCCGAATTTGGCTCTACAGGATCAAGCGGCACGCGTCCCGCGCGCCGACGCCCGGTTGGGCTGGGGGCCGCGCCGGGCGTGCGGCGTGGCCGCCGGTCCCGGTGCGGCCCCCAGCCCAACCGGGCGCTCAGCGTCGGTCGGGTCCGCCGCGAGCGAGTCTTTACCTTCGCGCCGATCGGCGGGGACCCCTGCCGGAGCAAGGACAGAGGGCCGAGGGGGACCAAAACCGGGTGGGGATGCCTGCGGCCCCCCTCCGCCGGGCAGC includes these proteins:
- a CDS encoding tyrosine-type recombinase/integrase, whose product is MANNKGRRRRFGAVRQLPSKKWQARYPGPDGQLLTADKTFATKTAAEEWLTDTESEMRRGDWIDPRGDLVFGTFAIAWIKERPNLRPRTRELYSILLRLHLMPTFGMAAIPTIKEADVRRWRATRLEGGVGLSTTAKAYRLMRAIMNTAVDDGLIRRNPCRIKGGGDEKAPERPILTLEQVFTLADGVGPRYRALVLLAAFGSLRWGELVALRRDHVDLDAGAIRIDVSAIEMSNGKRITGPPKSAAGKRTVTIPAPILLDLRRQVEWFAEKEEDGLLFVGPKGAALRRCNFTRVWRRGTHHLGVTDLHFHDLRHTGNVLAAETGATLRELMDRMGQSTSRAALIYQHARAGRDQAIADSIAKRIKKSRPQDHPQSGTDLAREA
- a CDS encoding helix-turn-helix domain-containing protein encodes the protein MSEKSTPGRLLTVPQAADRLNVGERFVRRLIAERRITFIRIGRHVRIPADAVDAFIRAGLVEPGRTHGKAA
- a CDS encoding aminoglycoside phosphotransferase family protein; translation: MADGGVSGAGGAFTVERAREVLGSACAVAGLSAEGAALLRLGENAVFRLGDPVVVRVARSADRVDEHERTVAAARWLADVGFPAVRVVSRIRQPLVVDGRVVTFWELVADEERFAGVVALAELLRRLHWLEEPESLGVPYLEPLAATWGRIDAAVALGDDDRAFLRQRAEDLRKRYDALEFVLPFGLVHGDANVGNALVDEAGRAVLIDLDGFALGPREWDLVLTAMYYERYGWHTRAEYEAFVHAYGFDVMNWYGYPVLADMRELMMTVWLTQNMAGDAAVKAEVERRMSDLRSGADRHGWKPF